Below is a genomic region from Pedobacter cryoconitis.
CAGGCTCAATAATGAGCAGTGCCTGAAGTTTTGGATTGATAACCTGTGAAATAGAAAAAGAGGTGCTGAATGAATTTCTTGGGCTAGAGCCTTCACTTCTCGATTCACGACCGTTGCCGCCACTTGTTGCAGGCCGCAGTTCAATAGGTAAAATGACTTTCCATGTATCTAAAAATGCCTGTAGTTTAAAATCAAACTGGGTATTTTTATCTTTCGACAAGCGTGTCAGGTTAAATCCTGCACCTAGTGACTGGTAATCATATTCCTTGGAGAAAGAACCTGTAAAACCAAAAGCATTTCCGGTTTTTTCATTGCTTTGTGTCCAGTTTAAAGATGGATAAATACGGGTATCAGCCATGGATGCTGAAGAGATCGTACTTGGATCAATTTTATCAGAAGAAGCAGAAGTATAATGATCTACGCCCAGTTCAAACAAAAAGGTATTTTTCTTGCCTGCTTTATTGAATTTAGACATTTGTAAATCGATCGTATTAGCGAAATCTGTCAGTTTTTCAGTTCCAATACCACCTGTAACGGCTGAATTATTACCGTTTTGGTGGTAGTATGCCGAGACCAGGTTGATTTCGTCTAATTTAAGTTTCCTGCTTTGATAATTACTGCTGTCGGCAGCAGCGGGTTTATTCTTAATTTGTCCATGGGCACCTAAAACACCGAGGAACAACAGCAGTACATGCAGATAAATCTTTCTCATGATTTTTATTTAGTTACAACCACAACCACCACCGCTTTTGCCACCATTGGCACCAGAACCACCTTCACGGTATAACTGGAAACTCTGTTCAAATTTCTGCGCCGTTCGAGAGGATAAAGCCATTTCGGAGTCATTGAGCTTGTTTTTCTGATACGGTTTTACTGTTGCGCATGCGCTCAGCAGGCTAAGTGCAAAGATGGCAGAGCCGAGTAGTACTGCTATTGGAATGGACTTTTTCATATCATTGTTTTACATTAATATTTTTCGAAGTATACAGCTGATCCTGGTCATCTATAATGATACAGGCCACATGTTTTAACTGATTAATCAAATCAAGGCCTATTTGCACACCCATTACGATTACAGGTGTAGCGAGTGCATCGGCTAGTTCAGCGCTTGGACAAATGATACTTACACTTTTAATTCCACTAACCGGCAAACCGGTCTTAGGATCAATCGTATGGGAGTACCTGCGGCCGTTTATAGTGGCATACTTTTCATAATCGCCAGATGTTGCAATAGCCATATTGCTAATGTTTAGCGCAGAAAAAGGGCGACTGCTTTGATCGGGATCGGCGATGCCTATTGTCCAGGGCTTGCCTGCTGATTGATTACCCCAGGTAATCAGATCACCTGCTGCATTTACTATTCCGTGTTCGATTCCTATACGCTGCAATACCTGTTTGGCCCTGTCGGCTGCATAACCCTTTCCTATGCCACCAAATCCGATCCGCATGCCTTGTTGTTTGAGCATGACCGTAGAATTTTCAGGATCTATAATTACATTCTGGTAGTTGATCAGGCTGACCGATTGACGTGCTGTTTCAAAATCTGGCAGTGAGGTCATATTGATATCAAAGTTCCAAAGGCTTTTATCGATGGAGCCATAGCTAATGTCGAAGGCACCCTGGGTAATGTCTGATATTTTTACTGCACGCTGAATGAGCTCAATCACTTCTGGATCAACTTTAACGGGCATTATACCTGCATATTGATTGATAAGGCTGGTTTGGCTGGTCTCTTTGAATGTACTTAGTAATTCTTCGATCCTGCTAACCTCTGCTATAGCTGCATCAATTGCTTTTTCGCCGGCAGTTTCATGATCCGCAATTACCGTAAACTCAAAGCGGTTACCCATGAGTTTTAATACCCGATTGTAAGTTGCGTTCTCCATTTTATTATTTATTTACCAGATTCAATGCTTGTGATTTCCTGAACAAATTTTTCAGGAGTTTCATTGGGGTAGCCGTCCCATGATTTTAAAACTTCCCCATTTTCATCTACGAGCAGGGTGTAAGGGAATTTACCATCAGGGTTATATTTTTCTGCCAATGCTTCATTGAGTTTAATCTGTTCAGCAGACAGCTGGTTTTTCTTTTGGCGTGGGAAATCTGCACGTAACAATACTAAATGAGCTTTAGCATAAGTTTCAAAAACCTCTGATTCGAGGATTTCTTTTCTTAAACGGATGCAGGGGCCACACCAATCTGACCCTGAGAAATTTATAAGAATTTGTTGATGAGTGCTTTTAGCCCGCTGCTGTGCCTGGGTAAAATTGCTCATCCAGCTTAATGAACCAGGAAGAATTGATAATAGTGTGATTAGTAATAGTTTCATCTGTCTGTCCTTAATATTTCATCTAATATCAAGGCCAATTCTGAAGACATTGTGAAGTTGTCTGTTAAAAAATGTTAAAGCATTGTCATCTGATTTTATTATCGGAGCTTTTAAAATTGATGATGAATTGGTGATATTCCTTCTCATAACTGTAACTCAGTACATAATTTTGTTTTAAACAGACTTGTTTCAGGATGGCGAGACCCAGACCTGTACCATCTGAAGCATTGTCTTTATAGAATCTTTCAAAAATCTTTTGAGGATGAAGTGCGGTATGTGAGCTGGTGTTTGAAAAGATAAGGTTGTCATTCGTTATGGTAATCAAAATTGAGCCACCATCGTTATTGTGTCTTATGGCATTGCTGAAAAGATTATTGATTAATATCTCTATTAAAGAACGGTTTGCAAAAACAGAGAATGGGCTGATATTTGTTTTAACTTGCAGCTCTCTTTTTTGAATAAGTTCCTGGAAATAGCTGATCTTCTCATTAACTAATGCTTTAAGATCGATTTCTTCTTTATCCTGAAGTTGATTATTGTCGATTTTAACCAGCAGCAGGAGTGATTGATTCAACTTCGTTAATTTTGAGGTAGCTTTATACAGATCGTCCAGAATTTCACTCTCTTCTTTATCAAGTGTATTGGATTGTAGCATAGTATCAAGTTTGGAGTTGATGACTGCAAGGGGTGTCATCATTTCATGGGATGCGTTTTCAGTAAACAGCTTAATTTCTTTGTAATCTGATTTTACTTTTAGCGATACTTCAAGAACGGTATTATTCAGTTCTCTGAATTCTTCAATATTGGTTTGAACCGGCTCAAATACTTTCTCCTGATTAATGTTGAATGCTTTGATATTGATTAACAATTGGCGGAATGGCTGCCACATTCTTTTAATCAGAATTCTGTTGACCAGCCATAAAATCAATAACAAAACAATTACTGGTAATAAAATAATAAGAATAATACTTTTAATCTGTTCTTGCCACTCAAATTTAGAAGCCATGATGATCACTTCGTAGGGCTGTCCGTTTAATATTAATTCTGTTTTCAGATACCTTGCTGATTCGTCGTGTTTCTTCTTAGGATTGTAGAATGTTGTATCTGCAAAAAATCTATTTTTATCCGATAGTCCGTGTATTTTCTTGTAGTCAACAATAACGTCATCAAAACCATCCGGGGAAGGGAGAATGTTTTTAACATGTGCAAAGTCCTGTACTTCAAGAACCTCTTCGTAAAGATGATCATCAATCTGTTTATTGATATATTGTCCGAGCGTTTTATAAAAGAGAAACCCTATAATAATCAGGCCTGTAAACGTGATGATAGCTAAGATCCTGTTATAGCTGCTGAATAATTTCATGAATCGGTAAATTTATAACCTACTCCATAAACCGAATGAAAATAGTCTTTGCAGCCTGAATCTGTTAGTTTTTTTCTCACATTTTTAATATGGGTATAAATGAAATCGAAACTATCGGCCATATCAGCATCATCGCCCCAAATGTGAACTACTGCTGCGGCTTTGGAGATTACTTTATTTTTGTTGACTACAAAATACAATAGGAGTTCAAATTCTTTTCTGGTCAGGTATACAGGTTTTCCGTTTACTTTCGTTTCTTTAGCAGTAGTATCAATTTCTATTTCATTGAAATGAAATATACTATTTCCATTGAAATGCCGGCGTCTTACTATGGATTGTACCCTGGCGTAAAGCTCAGACAAATGGAAGGGTTTGATCAGGTAATCATCAGCACCCAGACTTAATCCTTCAATTTTCTGATCTAAAGAATTGCGTGCAGAAATAATCAGTACACCGTCTGCTTTATTTATTTTTTTTAGATATTTTAATAGTTGAAGGCCTTCTCCATCAGGCAAAGTTAAATCCAGTAAAATGCAATCATAATCATAAATGGATAGCTTTTGGTAACCTTGTTCATAGGTCGAGGCATGATCACAAATGTTTCCCTCAACTGTCAGATATTGATTAATACTGTTTCTCAGGCTTTCTTCATCCTCAACTATTAGAAATTTCATTATTAAATATAATGTTAAAATCTGAAGACTTTTTGAAGTTGGCATGAATCAATAAATCTGGATTAATTAAATAGTAAATGCACTTCTCGAGGAACTTGTCTAAAATTGATTTAGATCAAAGCTGAATTGTCTGTAGATAGAAGAGAAGGCCTGAAGTCATTGTATCTTTAAAATAAATAGCATCAAGTTCCTGAGAAAATTATGTTTGAACTACCTTATTTAGAGAGTTGTGCCGAAATCTTCGAAAAGAGATTTAAGAATAGGGTTTTGCAAAAGATCGATCTTCGGTATGAAAAATGCTTAAATGTTTCTAAAGCAGAGCTAATTGAAAATCTGATGGAACATGAATTGAAAAAAGTATGGCGCGAAGGTTTATCCCTGATGTTTCAATTCAAGAATCATGCTGAGTTAGAAATGAGCTTATCGCCTGCTGCGGAGTTTCGGATAATAGAACAAAACCAGGAAGCTGGTTCTGGATTATTAAGCCTTTATTTTAGTGGGGGTGCAATTCTTTCTGTTAAAGATACCCGGAAGTTAAGCACTTTTCGTTTGAATCCTATTCATACAGCTGTTCCAGACGTATTAAGTAAGGCGATGACTATTAATTACTTAATTGATCTGTTTTCTAATAGTGAAGAACAAGTTAAACATATATTGATGGATCAAAACCTGATTAGGGGAATGGGGGAGGCATACGCAGATGAAATTCTTTGGTATGCAGGAATTTCTCCTTTTTCAATAGCAAGTAAAATTCCTACGGATAAGGTCAAAGGACTTTTTAAAACTACTAAATATGTTTTGCTGGATGCCATCAAACAAACAAGGAAAATAAACACATTAGAATTTAATCAGACACATGCTGATTTATTGATGATTCATCATACAGGCAAAAAGAAGAGCCCAACTGGTGGAGTTATTAAAATGAATGTTATATCGGGCACAAAGGCATATTATACCGATGAACAGCGACTATATGTGTAATGACTTATCTTACACACTCAGTATATGGCAACAATTTGAAAGACATTTTGGTCTTGATACCTGCTATATATTGTCCAGTAGACTTGGCGTGAGCTAAGCCTGCAGCTCTAACAATAGCCCAATTCAGTGTACTTTTTGAATGGCTGTTTCGGCGATTACTTTGTCTTTGTAAGAATCACTGTAATACAGACGTAACTGACAGAAATTGTGTTTCAAATTAAAGATCATTGAATCATATTTTATGTATTTGTTGTTTGATTTCTTTTGAATTCACTTGGCTTCATTCCATACTTTGATTTAAAGACTGTAGAAAAATAACTTGGGGAAGAAAAGCCAACCATATAAGTGATTTCTGCTATACTATATCTTTCATTGGTCAATAAGTATCTTGCCTTTTTCAACCTTCTATTCAGTATATAATCATTTACACTGCAATCTAGTAAAGCTTTTATTTTTCTATATAGCTGAACTCTCGAAACACCTAAAGTCTTACTAATCTGCTCAACGCTGAAGTTTTCATTGCTTAGGTTTTGTTCCACAAGACCAGAAAAATCATTGATAAATTTCTTATCCAGACTTTTGGAAATTGGCTGTTTAGCAATTGAACTGATATCGCTTGTATAGTGAGACTTTAACAACAATCGGTTTTTTAGCAGGTTTCTGACATTAGCCAGGAGATAATTATAATTAAATGGCTTTATAATATAGGTGTCTGCCATGCTTTCAATACCATTTATCTGCTGTTCCAGGCTATCCTGGGCCGTTAACAGAATTATAGGGATATGTGAGGTACGGACATCGGATTTAAGTTTTTCTGAAATTTGTCTTCCTGAAAGATCGGGAAGAACAACATCACAGATAATCAGATCTGGTACTTGCTCATATGCCGAAGTAATACCGCTTTCTCCTGTGTTAGCGATAAATATCTCATATTCATCGTCAAATTTATCTCCCAGATAATATAGCAGGTCGGAATTGTCCTCAATAATCAATATAGATTGTTCTTTCAACGGTCTGAGCGCGTCACTGTTTTTTTGTTCTTTACGCTCCTCTAAATCTGTTGTATAAATTCTTGCATTTTCGTGAAGTTCCTCTTTGAGTAACGGTTGAACGGATTTTTCTTTTGCGCTGAAATGATCTTCACCCATTAATAATTTGATAGTAAAGATTGTACCATACCATTTTTTACTTTCTACCATTAAATCTCCGTGGTGAAGTTTCATTAGTTCTTTGGATAAGGAGAGGCCTAATCCGGAGCCTCTTGCAGAATTCGACTCGGCCTGATAAAAATGTTCAAATATATGATTCACCTCTTCGGGCTCCATTCCGGTTCCATTATCTTTAACTTCTATGGCTATAAAACGATCCTGACGCTTGATCGTTAAATGTATTGTTCCATTTGCAGTGGTAAATTTAAGGGCGTTGGATAATAGATTAAAGATGACCTTGTCTAACATATTTGCATCAAACCATACAACGATGTCTTTTTCCGTTGAAATAAGCCTGAGATCTATATTTCTTTTTTTTGCGCTGTGCTGAAAACTTTCCAGAATTTCATTGATAAAGTCAACCAGATTGTTTGCCGATGCCTTTATGCTCATTTTATCAAGTTCTATTTTTCGATATTCGATCAGCTGATTAATGAGTCTGAGCAGTCTGAATACATTTTTATGAATCAGTTTCAGATTTTGTCCTGCCAGTGCATTTATTTTTTCATTTTTAATCAGATCTTCCAGAGGCGAAAGTATCAATGTTAATGGAGTACGGAATTCATGCGAAATATTCGTAAAGAAATTGAGTTTGGCTTCAGTAGCTGTTTTTGCTTTTTCTGACATCTCTATCAGTTGGTTACGCTGATTTAAAATTTCCAGGTTATTGGCTTCCAGTTTTTTGTTGATCTTCCTGTTTTCCTGAAGAGAGAAGAAAGCTAAACCACCAAATACGAAAGAAAGTACCAGCGCAATCACTATGATGTTTAAAATAAACTGCTGGTTATCAAAAAGTGACCGTTGCTCTTCTAATAATGTCTGTTGGCGTTCAATATCCTGCTGTTGGCTGCTGAATTTATTCCACTGCATTTTCATCAGTTGAACATTTGATGAATCAATAACCAATGAAGGCAGTATGTTTTCTTTATCAAAAGATGTTTTGTTCAGTATTTTGAAAGCGGTTGAAATAGCCTCTTTACCTCCGGTAGGATATAACATGCTTGCATTAATTACTTTACTTTCAATCATCTGAAGTCCGCCACCTGCTCCGGGCAATGCATCTATACCAATAATTTTAATTTTCTTTGTTAAGCGAAGTTGATGAAGTACCTCTTTTGCTCCTGAGGCCATTTGGTCATTATGAGCAAAAATAAGAGCTGTATGTGTAAGTGCTTCTTTAAATTTTAAGAGTTGCCTTTCTGAGTTGGGCTTTAGCCAGTCTCCATAAATTTGTGCAGAGATTTTTATCCCTTTGAATCTTTCCAGTCCATTTGAAAATCCTTTTTGCCGCTCAATTGCAGGAGAAGATCCGGGAAGCCCCATAATTTCAATAATATTTCCCTTTC
It encodes:
- a CDS encoding DUF3570 domain-containing protein; the protein is MRKIYLHVLLLFLGVLGAHGQIKNKPAAADSSNYQSRKLKLDEINLVSAYYHQNGNNSAVTGGIGTEKLTDFANTIDLQMSKFNKAGKKNTFLFELGVDHYTSASSDKIDPSTISSASMADTRIYPSLNWTQSNEKTGNAFGFTGSFSKEYDYQSLGAGFNLTRLSKDKNTQFDFKLQAFLDTWKVILPIELRPATSGGNGRESRSEGSSPRNSFSTSFSISQVINPKLQALLIIEPAYQKGLLATKYQRDYFTDGSLRAETLPDKRYKLPIAARLNYFATDQVIIRTYYRYFMDNWGIRAHTAEIEVPVKLTSFISLSPFYRYNQQTGTRYFAPYGQHDPSATYFTSDYDLSTLNSDFYGAGIRLAPPHGVFGWQHLNMLELRYGHYSRSTGLVSDIITLNLKVK
- a CDS encoding DUF4266 domain-containing protein, which gives rise to MKKSIPIAVLLGSAIFALSLLSACATVKPYQKNKLNDSEMALSSRTAQKFEQSFQLYREGGSGANGGKSGGGCGCN
- a CDS encoding FAD:protein FMN transferase; amino-acid sequence: MENATYNRVLKLMGNRFEFTVIADHETAGEKAIDAAIAEVSRIEELLSTFKETSQTSLINQYAGIMPVKVDPEVIELIQRAVKISDITQGAFDISYGSIDKSLWNFDINMTSLPDFETARQSVSLINYQNVIIDPENSTVMLKQQGMRIGFGGIGKGYAADRAKQVLQRIGIEHGIVNAAGDLITWGNQSAGKPWTIGIADPDQSSRPFSALNISNMAIATSGDYEKYATINGRRYSHTIDPKTGLPVSGIKSVSIICPSAELADALATPVIVMGVQIGLDLINQLKHVACIIIDDQDQLYTSKNINVKQ
- a CDS encoding thioredoxin family protein, which translates into the protein MKLLLITLLSILPGSLSWMSNFTQAQQRAKSTHQQILINFSGSDWCGPCIRLRKEILESEVFETYAKAHLVLLRADFPRQKKNQLSAEQIKLNEALAEKYNPDGKFPYTLLVDENGEVLKSWDGYPNETPEKFVQEITSIESGK
- a CDS encoding sensor histidine kinase; protein product: MKLFSSYNRILAIITFTGLIIIGFLFYKTLGQYINKQIDDHLYEEVLEVQDFAHVKNILPSPDGFDDVIVDYKKIHGLSDKNRFFADTTFYNPKKKHDESARYLKTELILNGQPYEVIIMASKFEWQEQIKSIILIILLPVIVLLLILWLVNRILIKRMWQPFRQLLINIKAFNINQEKVFEPVQTNIEEFRELNNTVLEVSLKVKSDYKEIKLFTENASHEMMTPLAVINSKLDTMLQSNTLDKEESEILDDLYKATSKLTKLNQSLLLLVKIDNNQLQDKEEIDLKALVNEKISYFQELIQKRELQVKTNISPFSVFANRSLIEILINNLFSNAIRHNNDGGSILITITNDNLIFSNTSSHTALHPQKIFERFYKDNASDGTGLGLAILKQVCLKQNYVLSYSYEKEYHQFIINFKSSDNKIR
- a CDS encoding response regulator transcription factor — protein: MKFLIVEDEESLRNSINQYLTVEGNICDHASTYEQGYQKLSIYDYDCILLDLTLPDGEGLQLLKYLKKINKADGVLIISARNSLDQKIEGLSLGADDYLIKPFHLSELYARVQSIVRRRHFNGNSIFHFNEIEIDTTAKETKVNGKPVYLTRKEFELLLYFVVNKNKVISKAAAVVHIWGDDADMADSFDFIYTHIKNVRKKLTDSGCKDYFHSVYGVGYKFTDS
- a CDS encoding DNA-formamidopyrimidine glycosylase family protein, whose translation is MFELPYLESCAEIFEKRFKNRVLQKIDLRYEKCLNVSKAELIENLMEHELKKVWREGLSLMFQFKNHAELEMSLSPAAEFRIIEQNQEAGSGLLSLYFSGGAILSVKDTRKLSTFRLNPIHTAVPDVLSKAMTINYLIDLFSNSEEQVKHILMDQNLIRGMGEAYADEILWYAGISPFSIASKIPTDKVKGLFKTTKYVLLDAIKQTRKINTLEFNQTHADLLMIHHTGKKKSPTGGVIKMNVISGTKAYYTDEQRLYV
- a CDS encoding substrate-binding domain-containing protein is translated as MVQKHLLLTRIFILVLLSTLLLSCGKQKKKDAQYVIAFSQCVGSDLWRRTMLEEMKMELSLHPDAKLIYRDANNSSERQISQVKEMLDKGIDILIISPNEANPLTPIVEQTYNKGIPVIIIDRKISSSSYTAYVGADNYQIGKMAGQYVGSLLAGKGNIIEIMGLPGSSPAIERQKGFSNGLERFKGIKISAQIYGDWLKPNSERQLLKFKEALTHTALIFAHNDQMASGAKEVLHQLRLTKKIKIIGIDALPGAGGGLQMIESKVINASMLYPTGGKEAISTAFKILNKTSFDKENILPSLVIDSSNVQLMKMQWNKFSSQQQDIERQQTLLEEQRSLFDNQQFILNIIVIALVLSFVFGGLAFFSLQENRKINKKLEANNLEILNQRNQLIEMSEKAKTATEAKLNFFTNISHEFRTPLTLILSPLEDLIKNEKINALAGQNLKLIHKNVFRLLRLINQLIEYRKIELDKMSIKASANNLVDFINEILESFQHSAKKRNIDLRLISTEKDIVVWFDANMLDKVIFNLLSNALKFTTANGTIHLTIKRQDRFIAIEVKDNGTGMEPEEVNHIFEHFYQAESNSARGSGLGLSLSKELMKLHHGDLMVESKKWYGTIFTIKLLMGEDHFSAKEKSVQPLLKEELHENARIYTTDLEERKEQKNSDALRPLKEQSILIIEDNSDLLYYLGDKFDDEYEIFIANTGESGITSAYEQVPDLIICDVVLPDLSGRQISEKLKSDVRTSHIPIILLTAQDSLEQQINGIESMADTYIIKPFNYNYLLANVRNLLKNRLLLKSHYTSDISSIAKQPISKSLDKKFINDFSGLVEQNLSNENFSVEQISKTLGVSRVQLYRKIKALLDCSVNDYILNRRLKKARYLLTNERYSIAEITYMVGFSSPSYFSTVFKSKYGMKPSEFKRNQTTNT